The genomic stretch CTCTGTCACTTTGTGAACCTAAGCATTTGTAGACATCAAGCAATATTTTTCTTAGCCTCCCGAAGTTGAGCTTCATCATCAAAATACATTCTGAAGCTGCTATCCACAAACTCCAGGCAAAAGTTCCAGGtaatacacatgcacacacacacacacacacacacacacacacaaatttgtattcatgtctttgtggggaccctccattcaatTCTAAGGGAAAAACCTTTTTCCCAaggacaaccttaacccctccccaaaactaaccttaaccacaggaatcaagcaaaatacaagactttcggcttttgtagttttttttaattgccgtcacagatttttataaaattgagttccCCCTTATGAGGACTGAGAAGATCCTCATCcccacaaaataaaataaaaggttttTATCACGATGTGGGGACATTTCGTAGGGacatgtaatatatacatgaccgacacacacaaacacacacacacacacacacacacaaattacatATCTATTTCTGGCAACGTTTAACAttgactgcaccttcataaatGTATACATTacgcattcatagaacattcagtgcaccctcataatacatttataacgcattaatatacattaaaaacaaacattgtaTGACAATAACCAACTGCGTAATGTTAATTAAGGTATACTACAGTTGTCAAAGTATTTTACAacgttaaggtatacttacgtGCTGCTTATGTATGTcctatgaatgttttatgaaggtgcactgaatgttctacgaatgtattatgaaggcaTTATGGAAGTGAAAGGTATGTAAAGTGTTAGCTTATATcttaattcatttcaatggaCATGACACTATTCCCAAGTATGGCAATCTTAACTCCTACTCAGCCCTAATTTTAACCGTAAGTATTCAAACAAAATACCAGGCTTCTTTTAggtttttgactgcattcacaggtTTTGAAAAAACTCCCCgagacatcccccccccccacacacacacacacatacatacacaggaATCCACAGCATTATAAGTGTTTATAAGTGAGTTATAATCATGTTATGGTATTTAGGTATACAGCAATTCCTTGCACCAAATTTGTGATTTTTCTAGCATGACACATACAGCAGCTGGGTTGTATTTGTACTACTTACTAATAATctgacagagagacacagtCTAATGCTATCTGTTCAAAGATGTAGCTCCATTTTTGAGGCTGGCAGAAAACACGCGTACAGCTGTTTGAGAACACATTCACGGGCTAAAGTAGAATAATAAATTCTATGTTTAGTAATTAAACACAGAATCCCATTAACCCAATCACTGACCTCATTTCAACCCATATTAATTATGAACTGTGAACCAAAGAATGCTTGCAAGCCATACGTCTACCAAAGTAACAAGTACTGCAAACCTAGTAATACAAACTAAACTCATTAAGCTCAATGTTGCATGTGAACACATAATATATTATGTTATCAGTATCCTCTGTCAGCACTCATGATACCAGAACACATGGCCTATGTACTGGACTACATAACAGATTCTCCTTTTTTCCACCAGAAAAATTAAGCGGCTTGGTCTTATGAACTGTCACCTTTATTTTGAGAATGTGAAATTCCTCACTGTCTGCCATGTGAGAAAACAGCTGCCTCTGGCTGGTCTTCTTAACTAACCGCCAGTTTCCACGTATTTCCCTTTGTTGCTTCCGTACTTATTACCCCCTATACATTTGACACCTCTCTATTGACGGCACAGGCTGCATAGTCAGGTCACAGGTCACCAAAACACAACGCTCCCTGCACATCTGTCACTGCTGAATGTATGCAGACTTTATGTCAGTCTCGTTTAATTGTATTGACATTTTCCAGAGGAACAACaaaagaaagggaaaaaaaactatgagAACAGTTAAGTAATGTACATCAGTTACAACTTGTATTCAATCAAAACTTTGTTCAATTTCCTTAGACTCAGGCAGGAATGCCTGATTTTAAAGTGTCAATCAAGAGCTTCTTAAAAGCCTAAACACTGCTGTAATCTTCCTGTCATGCTGCAACCCTCTTGTTCCTTTGTAAGCCCTCCTTGTCTGCCTGCATTAGACCTTGAGGTTGAACTCCCTCTTTGGCAAATGCAGCTATACCAGGTTCTATTAGCATCACAACCAGTCTAATGCATCCTGAAAGGTGTTATTACTCTGTATACTGCCAACACTATTTAAGATTTGTGCGCACACATACTGCAACATCTACAGTTGTTATAtgctatttattcatttatttaaatagatttaaaactgagtaaaatgacaataaatatgcactttattttttcatatattCAGCTGTATGGATTCGGTTtgctataaatattaatatggTTTTCTTTATGTCACTAACAAAAACATCAGCAAATACCAGAAttcatttcttatttttttttttttaatggtaaaaaCCCTCATATAGCACTGTGCAGAGAGAGGCTACTCTCGCTGCCCCTATCCACCAGTGCAATAACAGAAGGCCTTGTACAGTATAGGAAGTGAGGCTGTATCAGGGTAGTGAGCGAGACTTATAAAGTGATGGAtttaaaacaagacaaaaaaaaaaaaagatttaccTGGCGGGTGTGGATCTGCCCAGGATTCTTGAAACTTCCCTGACAGCTGCACTCTGAAACGCTGTAAGGGTCAGAGCTGTTGGAGGAGCACTTTGAGAGGGAGTCACAGCCCACTACAAAGGTGTTGTCCAGCGGGAGATCCTGAATGACGTGATGTTTCTTGGGAGCGACGGGGGTCTCTGGTTTAATTTGGAAAGTTGGTTGAGGGGATGCAGACTTGTAGTGCTTCGCCAAGTCTGGGCTGTCAGGTTTAAAGGTGGTTGGTGTGGTGGCCCAATTGTATTTTCCCATGGTCTGCTCCTCCAGCTCTACTGGGAGGTCCAAGGTTCCATTTATGTGCTCATGGGAAGGATCATCTGGCTTTGATTCTTCAATCGTGACAAAGTTCAGCAGGAGGCTCTTTGGAGacctcttctttttcttcttcttctttttcgtTTGACGATTCTCTTGATTGGGTGACACCCACTCGCCACTCTGCTTGGCCTTCTGAACCACCTTGTGTCTTGGCGTCTGACGGCAGCGCACCAGAGCAGTCACaaaaatgaccaagatgacCGTCATCGTGCCTGCAATGATAGCGATGACGACAATAATGTAGCTGTTAGCATGAGGTGTAACCTCATTGTCACCGACATTGCGATCTAAAGGGGTCTCAAGACTCTTGCGCAGTTGCTCTTGAATGAAGGTGGCATTGGACACTGTTTCATTCACAAATAAATGGACCAGGGAAATGGCATACAAGGACTCTGGCTGCCCCAGGTCCTTGACCTTAACCACCAGTCTGTGAAGGCCCTGATCAGCCGGGACAATCTTTTCTTGCAAAGTAATGTTTCCAGTTGTTTTGTCAATGGCAAACAGGCCCTTTGGAGATCCCCCAATAATACTGTACTGAAGCTCTGCATTCATTCCTGTGTCATTGTCTATGGCAAAGACTCTTGTCACCACAGACCCAGGGCTGGTTGTAGACTGAACGAGGTCATATGAGTAGTTTGATGAGGGGATAACAAAAACTGGCCGGTTGTCATTTACATCTACAACATTGATGGTGACTTTAGCAAACGAGACACATTGCGGTCGACCTCCATCCACTGCCTTCACCACAAAGCTGTAGGAGCTTTGCTGTTCCCTGTCAAATGTAATGTTTGGTTTGATTACACCAGTTTTTGGGTCAATGATAAAGTTATCCTTGCCATtcaatatggacagtgtgaccACAGCATTATCACCAGCATCTGCATCTGTGACTGTGATCAAGCCTACTGTTCCATGTAAGGGCAGGTTTTCAGGCACATAAAAGTTATACTCTGGGTGCGTGAAGGCTGGACTATTGTCATTAACGTCTTGCACTATGACTTTCACGGTGACATTGTTCTGAAGAGGTGGCAAGCCGCTGTCCCTCACCACAACAGTGAAGGAGTACTTGTCCTGCTTTTCCCTATCCAGTCTTTTCCCAACGGAAAGGATACCTGATCGCCGATCAATGTTAAAAGCCTCAGGTGGATTGGGACCCAGCGTATAAGAAATCTCTGCATTGCGGCCACTATCTGCGTCGGTGGCACTGATTTTTATGAGCTGCGTAGAGGGGTCATTGTTTTCTGGAATGGAGAGTTGGATTTCAGGCTGAGGAAAGATGGGCGAATTGTCATTTTCGTCCTTGATTTTTATTAGGACCATAGCCGAGGTGTTTAAAGGAGGTTTTCCAGAATCCGAGGCCACTATCCTGATGGCATACTCCCTTGTCGTCTCATAATCGAGAGGAGCTGCAGTTTCTAATAGGAACTGGTTGTCAAAAACAGGCTTCAGCCTAAATGGGACATCATGGTCGGTATAGCATGTCACTTTTCCATTCAGATCAGCATCCCTGTCTGTCACTGTAATTAGAGCTATTTTAGTGTTAAGAGGAGCATTTTCTGACAACAACACAGTGCCGTTGACAGGGTTCATTATATAGCGTGTGTCAATGGATGGGACGTTGTCATTAATGTCTGTGACATTGACTGTCACTGTGGCTCTGGAAGGGGTGGAGCTGCCGTCGCTCGCTAGCACAATGAGCTTGTGAACTGGAGTCACCTCCCTGTCCAACTGCTGCCTTATCGTGATCAGTCCAGTAGTGCTGTCAATGGTAAAGAGCTGTTTGGTGGCAGGAGAGATCTGATTGCTGAAGGAGAAGTGGATCTGTGCATTGGATCCCAAGTCAGCATCTGTGGCGTGGAGCTGAGTGACAGAAGTGCCAACTGGAGCATTCTCTGGGACATGCACTTCCACGTCATTCTCCTTAAACACCGGTTGGTTGTCATTCACGTCTGAAATGGTGACCTGCAGAATGGCTGTGCTGGACTTGGGGGGAGTCCCTCCATCTTCTACTTTGATCTTCATCACAAACGTGTCCTTCTGCTCACGGTCAAGGCTCTGTTGAACAATAAGCTGAGGCCACTTGTCACCTTCTGGAGTCTCGATGATGTCAAGCCCAAATTCAGTCACGCtctacaaataaaaacaaaaaagaggaGAAAATTAGTATGTTTCACCATGGAAATGCCAGACTAAAGAATGTTTTAATAACTATTGAATGCACTGCATCAAGGTGAAAGACCTTCTGTTAAAATGTGTTAGGTGTCGAGAGAGACAACAATTACGGAGATATTGACTTAGTGATGAATTTGGTCAAATCTAATTCTTGTGAAAATATTATTATGCATTAATATTAAATGGAAATTGTCACTTTTTTAACTTTGAACTGAATAAGCAAAGCATGAAACAGGCAGCTAATTGAAGAATTcgtaatttttatatatattctaaatcattaatgatgaaaaaaaataattttggcaTCCAAATACAGCAATTAAAAATGCTTCAGAGGAATGTTCACATAACTAAATCAGAGAACTGTTTGTTATCTAATGTTGGTCCTTCAATAATAGGGTGATTTTAGGTCGTTCCCTTCCCTGGTGTGTTCTCCAATACAGCACCAAGAATGAGATTTCATTCTGACCTCACTATCTTTGAGCTGCTTTTGTGGAAAATAGGCAGCTTGCAAAATTTCAAGGGCAGTTCATACTCAAGAAAGACTATTGAAAAAGAAGTCAAAGAGCTAAGGTCCCGTTTCAAAAATGCTACGCACCTGCTATAGATTAAAGATGTGCACACCTAATGCTCACGTTAAAGAAGTCCCACTCTCACAGAGGGCTGAATCTAAACAACATCACTGCAGAATTAGACAAAAATGCAGATGTAATCCAATGAGAAACAGGTATCGGTGGTTCAAAGTAATTACAGTACAATTATAGATCAACTAACTGGAAAAGTTGTTTCAGTATTTACGATGtaagacaaagaaaggagacaaaattaaaaaaagaaaaaaggcagAGTCAAAAGCTTAatcaagattttttttgttcaaaaCAACTTGTCTTAACATACATGAAATGAGATAAATtacatgattattattattattattattattattattatttaatgacaGAGGAGAACACACTGGCCACCTGTAAACTACTGTTCAGAACAATTTAAATGTATCCTCAAATCTGCCTGGTAACTGTCAAGCATTTGAGCATTGTCTTCTGTCATGGGGATTGAGTATGTTCTGCTTACTGTGCTGCAAGACTGACAACGTTGTGACAAGTATAATGTTCTGCTCATTTCAGTGTTTCCAAACTTTCCACTTTGGATGACGAGTGAAGTACTTTTAATTTGACAATGTAGCCGTCACTGCCATTTGAGTTAATGATCAGTCGTCTCCATTTTTCAGTCCATGCGAAAGAAACTTATTGGACTGTAATTACCCCAGATTTGAAACAATCAAAATATTAAGAAATAACCCACATAACATGTGATAACATGAAATAACATGAGTTAGCGACAATAACTGTGATGTCTGTGACAAAGTTTAAAGAGCTAGGTAAGGAGCAGGCACTGATTACAGCACGTTACCACACCCAGCACACGgtgaaccacctcagggatgagaacctgagtgcagccatgcggcAGGCGATACCTCAGCAGCAAactagtctgaatggaccagtgtgagttttttttccagtggctggaatgCCAATCCTGCCCCCAAGTTTTTCACTGCAAGCTGGAGAACctccttgcagggctggataCAGATTAATGTCATatccaggacaaagcaattgcaggttaagggcccaacagaaTAGAATCACTGCGGGCCTTCCAGCTGCTGGCATAGATcgctagcctcagagccaccactctgcccAGTATAGAACAAAGTTTAAAGAAGAGGTTCTAAAAACtttgttcattattttcaaGCTAATACTCATTATTTCTGTAGCATCTAATGAAATATCTCTTTACAGTGAATAAATCAGATTTGCCCTTAAATGTACACTGCCCACATTTACAGCCTTAATAAGAGAataactgaaaacagaaaaccaGACCGGCCTAGACCATTCTGTGGTGAGACAGCAAGCATGAATCTGCAGGAAGACAGCCCTCTGCCCCAGTGAAGACAAGCTCAATAGTTAGGATTATCAGAAGATGCACCGTCGAATCAATTTGATGACCTTTATGAAACTGACGGAGACTGAAAACTACCAGTGAATATAACAGACCTTCATATTAGTAGCTGATCTAGAGTGATGTACACTGATCTGGCAATGAGACTGACCAACATGTCATTTTTTGATATAgtgttgatagatagatagatagatagatagatagatagatagatagatagatagatactgacTGAAGAGAATAACCCAAAATGCCATTTTTATGAGCCTACTACTCACACCATGCCCTGAGGTTACACttcattactattattattattattattattattattattattattattacatcataatttatttttgtaatagcAAAGCCGCATTTAACCATGCATCATGTCACTATGCCTGAGCTGACCGTGCTCGTTTCACATGACATCGCTGTCGCCTGCCAGGTGGCGCGACAAGTGCTTCCACGCCGCCTTGTCCACCTCAGCAGGCACAGAagaaaatgacgttcaataaatgCCATCTTACTCGCAGATCAAAGGCACAGCAATCGGACCCACTGTTCTGAGTCCTCTTTATATTTTTTCCTCTCCATTTTAGCTTTTAGAAATTGTCATTCTTATTCCGGGTTTATTATAACACTTGCTGCTGAAAATCTGCAGCAGTAATGGAGACCACTGTGGCACTTGATGGCACTCGCTGCAGCACCATGCTGAGACGGAACAAGGAGCCCAGGGAAGATAGTCACTGTGCATTGAGCTTTGCAGATAGATCTGCATCTCCTCTGACTTGCCTTCTCCCCTCAAAAGACATGGCTCATTTGAAATCCACCCCTTCAACTAGCACATACTTCAGAATTTGTTTTGTTGATCTTCTCTTCCAGCAATCTGTCACTTTTATAGTAAGATTTGTTTCAAGTATACACAGAACTGCTGGGAAACTAACTTATGGAAGAGAGTCACTAAATGAATATTGTGATGAGATTTTGAGAAGCTTATTTCTACATTTTTTTGggcagatttatttatttgctttgtttatttatttcttttcgAGGACTACTATATCTATAAAACAACATAATACTACCTTGGTTTTTTTCCATACCCTACATTTCTTGAccatacatatttgtttgcatCCTTGTGCCTCCACTTTTGTCTTTTATGACATATTTGCAGATTTAATTTGATGTGAGCTTTGGTAGTATCATCCATATCCACTTGATTTCCCCCATTTTGACAaaaatgtgaggcataaataaataattatttttctggcTGAGAAAAGAGTGGTGCTTCTTCATTGTGATGCGGAGGAACATTATGCTGGTTATTTTCCAAGCATAAACAATTGTAGTCAGACTCTCATCAATTCAAGGCAGAGCAGCAAAGGGACCTTGGCAGAGATAAACCctctttaaaaatgcaaattggTAATCAAGTCAAACACAGAAAGTGGGGAATTCTCATaattctcagaaaaaaaggtacAAATTGCTCTTCAGACTGTAATGTTggatatatatttatttatttagtaccTAAATTCTGGTGGAATAgcaattatttattcatttgcccccccccccccccccccattacttTTGGCTCCCATTTTTATGGAAAAGCATTACACCAGACCCTCTTCACTTCGTTTTATAACAGGGTTATAATATTATTTACGTCTATATAGTTCATGATTCATATACTACAGGATGCGGGATTTCTGAGTGTTTTTAAAACCCATGAAACAGCAAAAACAACGCTAATTGCTCCGGCCAGCAGTTGACATGTCTGCGGTGCTCTTTGTGTTTGTCATTTAAATGGAATACAAgtcacattttgttgtttttgagctATAATTGCATATGTTAGCCCTCTCAGGATATTGCACCATTTTTCATAAACCTTCAATTAACAGATGAGTGAGAAGATCCGAGTGGTGCACAAGGAACTGATTAATATTTTCCAATTAAAGACCTACCACGACACCATTTATCATTCGTTATTCCATGTGGACTCAATAAGTCACATTATGATTACCATACTGAGGCGATCAGAATCTCAAATATAGTGCTGAGGACTTTTCAGCCAGGCATTGTCATTATCAATCTGCCAGTGAAAGGTATTTTCATAGCCTAATTTAATCACTGCGCAGCATCATCATAATAGCAGTGAAATACCACAAGTGTTTTCCTTATTCCTGTCATTCACCACATGTCCACTATAAAAGCCGTCATACAGCTAAACGATCGAAGACAGGTCACATATTCAAGCCTAAAAATGTATCTCATCATTCTCAGGGGCTGGATGGCTTTGGCTCCATTTAGCCAACATAATTATATCTGGCCAAGTGGGATAATAAAATCCAGTCAGCTGATCCACTTTAACAGCATCTAAAGAGACACTTCATGGAGTTTGGAGGCTGTACAAGTTTAACTATAATCATAAAGGACGTCTTGAAAATAAATTCTGCAGAAGAAAACAGCATTGCTGTTGTTGCTTTACAAAAGGAGAAGAGAACAACTAAGATAATTAAACACACTGAAAATGACACACATGCATTCATTTGTTGAGATCAGTATCTGTTGTAATTTCTTAGTTTTCAAATAGTAATTGGTGAAAAGATTCACCTTTACAAGCTCGTAGTGTTGAATCCCATTGATTCCCACATCTGGGTCCAAAGCAGAGGGCACAGGGTAACGGGAGTTAATGGCTGTGTTCTCTGGGATGGAAATGTTGATGACCGTGGACTGGAAGAGTGGGGCATTATCATTGATGTCCTCTATCTGAAAGCGGATCTTGACGAGGCGGAAAATCTCATCGGGCAGCACAGCCACCTCGATTTCATAGAAGCAGCGCTTTTCAGTGAAGACGCCAGAGCAGAGCTTCTCACGGTCGATGCGGTTGGAGGTGGTGAAGATGTCCCCAGAGCTCGCCTCCACTCTCACTAAAGGTACGTCCCCAGTCTTGTAAACGGGCTTGAACTGCAAGGGTGAGGAGAGCTTGACATCTGGGTCGAGGGCCAGGTCCAGGTCTTTGCGAAGGTTCCCGATCCGCACATTCTCCGGCAACTCCTCTCGAACTGTATATTCCCTCTCCTGTGCCCAGGACTGCAAGGCCAGGCAGATGAGCAAACCCACCAGCAGATATACCTCACACGGTAAGTCCATTTCAGAAGGGGTGAGGACCTACCTGAAAGGTTCTGGCACAAAAACAGGAAAGAAATTAAACCGATGCATCAAAGattcacaaataaacatcaaacaTTCAAGGTACCACACTTTCTTAACCTATtattaaaatgataataatactAATTATCAGTATCCTCACCATgacacagtatttttttttgtaaatgtatcTGGTGCAATTTGCAGAATTTCAACTGTGTCCATGTATAGCTTCACacttataattatatattataatctGGTCATCATCCCAGCCAGCTGGAGTTACGCAACATACCGCCACCACAGTCTACCTTCTCCTGAAAATCTAAATGTCACACACATGAAAAGTTAACTTGTCCGGTgtcatttattcattatttaattacgTTTAGGGTGACATTTCTGTGGACAATCGTTCTGTATTAAGTGAGCTATTTGGCGGCAATGTGACAGGAGGGTCCAGTCCTACACATACACTCAAATCAGCGAATGATAATCTCATATActatcatataatgtttttgaatATGTGTTAAATAACTATGTCCATTCCTGTATCTTTCTCATTATACTTGATTATTTCTATCTGTAcgaatattttatttcagtagACTCTTGTACAGATGGATTTTAAATTTGCTGTATGGTTATATTTTAGTCTATTGGGTAAAATTGCTACATTTTACATTAcatcacttaaaaaaaaatacagcgaCTGTATTTTGCTCAGCATGCGCTACGTATCAATAGAATCTGCAGTGCCCGTTTGTTAAAACAGCCGATGACTTCACAATGAACTTGGGTATcgaaataaatatttacttcAATTTATAAATATGTTAGACATCTGTGCATAGCCCAAAATACATTTCTtgataaaaattaatttaacagTATGCGATGATGTGCAGAGACAAAGAAGATTATCTTGCACTCTATGTAGGTTGCCATCCATTAAAATTTTACCAACAGAGTCATGAAATCGCAACACCTCCGAAAGTGAACACCCTCTTCCTCCCTCTTAAATAACAGTCTGCTTATTTTTCGTATTTAACAATGTCAGATGAAAGCAGCCGAAAAGACCATTGTGGAATATAACTCACAGTTCAGACATGGGACAACCATTTCATCCAATCAGTAGCATGATGGATTGTGGACAAAGAGCCTGTGGGTTTTAGCACCATCCAACATGATTTGTAAAACAGTGCTTTGGTCCCCAATGCCAATTTGTTTGATAACAACACAAATCCAATTCAagcagaatataaataaaaatggctgAAGGGCTGAATTCCCCAGTAAGCAGCAAAAGCTCAAGTAGGTCACTGTAAAACTGGCAGGTTAGATGCCTTGCTGTTTCCAGAGCCCTACATCGTTATTGTTTTACAAAAAGCTTAAGGCTGCATCAATCTTCAGATTAAAGTCTATACATGAGTTATTGTTATTTCAATTAATTCAGCAGAGTCTAAATGTAGTGGAAGGAAACGAAAACtctaaaaaacaaaactgcatgGATTACTACAAAACGATTACCTACATCCTTGTTGATCTGACTATAAGGCCAGACACTACAGATATGACTGTACTTCTTAGGGGTATAAATCATAAACCTTGTCACAATATGATTCAGTTTTTCAAGGCAGCAATTTGATGTCTAGTGATATCTGAAACGTTACTGCAATAACAATTCAGTACTACGTTATCAGTATTTTCAACAAAGtgaaacatttaacataaaactgATTTTAGCAGAATTTATTTGAATTCAAAAAAACTTCTCAATGAATGTTTTCAATTTAACAACACAGTATGCTGAAAAAACTGTACGTCTCAAAAACACGAAACTAACCTGCACAAGAAGCAATGTCTtgtatttatactttaattaattaacaaaaaaactaTTTCTAGATATGTATACAGTAGCTTACTCTCTGGAAAGCTAGTAACACAGGGGTAGTGCGCTACATAACATGTACCATAATGAATTGGTCTCTACTCTCTAAGGTGAGTCTCTAGATTGCTCTATGTGTAAGATTTTTTCCAGATTTTCTTTTCAGCAATGTTTCAACATGTCGTCATGATTTAATGATATGAATCAATATTTGTTAACTGGGTCGATTAAATCATATTGTGGCCTTAACCATCGAGGAactgttacacccctagtaCTTACAGTCGTGCTCAAATGACTGAAACTGTTTAAAAATGGCAATAACTGTTGTCGAAAGCATCCAAAATACTAAATGGGACTAGGATATAGTAATCATTTCATGAGAGTTATTATTATCTTTGTGTTCATCATGCTGCATAAAAACAAAGCCCCTTAGGTGTGAGTACTGCCGGTCCGGAGACTCATTCTCCCAGCACAGCAAAAGTGCAGCGAACAGGAATGCAGCTGTGCCTGTGGCATCATACTGTGCTATATCATTCACAATTTTATTAGAAAGTCTCAACACAGACAATCTACCTCATTAAAGAACCACAAGAGTCTGCAGCTGCTGGAACCGCGGCCTCGAGGCTGTTGGCCCCAGGACTCTTTGGGCAGTAGCCAAACAGTAAacaagtggtggtcagcagactATATAACATTCCTCTGCAAATTCCAGCTCGCAGAATCTGGCTTCCCATCTAGACGCTGCTTCTTGAGTGCCCTCGGTAGGGCTGCGTTTATCGCCACGTACATGTCAGAAAATAAGCAGCATTCCACACTACTGAGATCTTCTCATAATTCAATGGCATTCATTATTTTGTAATCATAGTGCATCCCGATTATTTTTGCATGAGAGATGTGAATTTTCCAGAAGTAGGTCATGCACTTTTGAGTCTTCCTCATGTAATGTATACCCTTGTGTACTCCcttgtttcattgtttttttgcagttttgtgGAAAGAAACGTCCACGACAGCTGCTCTTCTGGGAATACATTATGAGTTTGCATTTACactacatgttttttttttcctcttttattTTGCCACAACTTTTACTACCATGAGAGAAAAGAACAAGTTATTAGCAAATACTTTTAAAAGATGATACATCTTGCTTC from Paramormyrops kingsleyae isolate MSU_618 chromosome 10, PKINGS_0.4, whole genome shotgun sequence encodes the following:
- the pcdh11 gene encoding protocadherin-11 X-linked isoform X2; translation: MDLPCEVYLLVGLLICLALQSWAQEREYTVREELPENVRIGNLRKDLDLALDPDVKLSSPLQFKPVYKTGDVPLVRVEASSGDIFTTSNRIDREKLCSGVFTEKRCFYEIEVAVLPDEIFRLVKIRFQIEDINDNAPLFQSTVINISIPENTAINSRYPVPSALDPDVGINGIQHYELVKSVTEFGLDIIETPEGDKWPQLIVQQSLDREQKDTFVMKIKVEDGGTPPKSSTAILQVTISDVNDNQPVFKENDVEVHVPENAPVGTSVTQLHATDADLGSNAQIHFSFSNQISPATKQLFTIDSTTGLITIRQQLDREVTPVHKLIVLASDGSSTPSRATVTVNVTDINDNVPSIDTRYIMNPVNGTVLLSENAPLNTKIALITVTDRDADLNGKVTCYTDHDVPFRLKPVFDNQFLLETAAPLDYETTREYAIRIVASDSGKPPLNTSAMVLIKIKDENDNSPIFPQPEIQLSIPENNDPSTQLIKISATDADSGRNAEISYTLGPNPPEAFNIDRRSGILSVGKRLDREKQDKYSFTVVVRDSGLPPLQNNVTVKVIVQDVNDNSPAFTHPEYNFYVPENLPLHGTVGLITVTDADAGDNAVVTLSILNGKDNFIIDPKTGVIKPNITFDREQQSSYSFVVKAVDGGRPQCVSFAKVTINVVDVNDNRPVFVIPSSNYSYDLVQSTTSPGSVVTRVFAIDNDTGMNAELQYSIIGGSPKGLFAIDKTTGNITLQEKIVPADQGLHRLVVKVKDLGQPESLYAISLVHLFVNETVSNATFIQEQLRKSLETPLDRNVGDNEVTPHANSYIIVVIAIIAGTMTVILVIFVTALVRCRQTPRHKVVQKAKQSGEWVSPNQENRQTKKKKKKKKRSPKSLLLNFVTIEESKPDDPSHEHINGTLDLPVELEEQTMGKYNWATTPTTFKPDSPDLAKHYKSASPQPTFQIKPETPVAPKKHHVIQDLPLDNTFVVGCDSLSKCSSNSSDPYSVSECSCQGSFKNPGQIHTRQETALKPPFYGTLCGPGTARAHRIKINL
- the pcdh11 gene encoding protocadherin-11 X-linked isoform X4, translated to MDLPCEVYLLVGLLICLALQSWAQEREYTVREELPENVRIGNLRKDLDLALDPDVKLSSPLQFKPVYKTGDVPLVRVEASSGDIFTTSNRIDREKLCSGVFTEKRCFYEIEVAVLPDEIFRLVKIRFQIEDINDNAPLFQSTVINISIPENTAINSRYPVPSALDPDVGINGIQHYELVKSVTEFGLDIIETPEGDKWPQLIVQQSLDREQKDTFVMKIKVEDGGTPPKSSTAILQVTISDVNDNQPVFKENDVEVHVPENAPVGTSVTQLHATDADLGSNAQIHFSFSNQISPATKQLFTIDSTTGLITIRQQLDREVTPVHKLIVLASDGSSTPSRATVTVNVTDINDNVPSIDTRYIMNPVNGTVLLSENAPLNTKIALITVTDRDADLNGKVTCYTDHDVPFRLKPVFDNQFLLETAAPLDYETTREYAIRIVASDSGKPPLNTSAMVLIKIKDENDNSPIFPQPEIQLSIPENNDPSTQLIKISATDADSGRNAEISYTLGPNPPEAFNIDRRSGILSVGKRLDREKQDKYSFTVVVRDSGLPPLQNNVTVKVIVQDVNDNSPAFTHPEYNFYVPENLPLHGTVGLITVTDADAGDNAVVTLSILNGKDNFIIDPKTGVIKPNITFDREQQSSYSFVVKAVDGGRPQCVSFAKVTINVVDVNDNRPVFVIPSSNYSYDLVQSTTSPGSVVTRVFAIDNDTGMNAELQYSIIGGSPKGLFAIDKTTGNITLQEKIVPADQGLHRLVVKVKDLGQPESLYAISLVHLFVNETVSNATFIQEQLRKSLETPLDRNVGDNEVTPHANSYIIVVIAIIAGTMTVILVIFVTALVRCRQTPRHKVVQKAKQSGEWVSPNQENRQTKKKKKKKKRSPKSLLLNFVTIEESKPDDPSHEHINGTLDLPVELEEQTMGKYNWATTPTTFKPDSPDLAKHYKSASPQPTFQIKPETPVAPKKHHVIQDLPLDNTFVVGCDSLSKCSSNSSDPYSVSECSCQGSFKNPGQIHTRQPLTT